AACGCACCCGTACCGAAGTCATGGGCTCGGCCCGTGACCGTATCCACGCCTTCGGCTGCGACCTCAGCAGGCCCGCCGAGATCCGGGAGTTCGCCGCCCGCGTCGGCGAACGGACCGACCGCGTCGACCTGTTGGTCAACAACGGGGCCCGCTGGCTCGACGGCATGGACCTGGAGGCCGCCAGCGACCGCGAGATCGTCGAGACGATCGAGTCGACGGCCGGCGGCACGGTCCTCATGGTGAAGCACTTCCTGCCCCTGCTGCGCGGCTCGCTGCGCCCCGACATCGTCAACATGGTCGCCGTCCGCGACGCCGAGGGCGCCTCCGCGGCGGCCGCGGGCGCCGCCCACGAGGCCTTCTGGGCGGCGAAGAGCGCCCAGGCCGGATTCGCCGACATCCTCTCGCGCCGCCTCCGCCCCTCCGGCGTCCGCGTGTTCTCCCTCTTCCCGCCCGACTTCTCGACCTCCGACCCGCGCTTCGCGGAATGGGACGGCTCGAATCCGGACGGAATCGCACCCGACGAGAAGCTGACGACGCAGGCCCTCTTCGAATGCATCGTCTACGCGGTCGAGCAGCCCCGCGACTGCTTCATCCGCTCGTTTCACTTCGAGCCCCGCTGACCCCGCC
This sequence is a window from Streptomyces sp. NBC_00691. Protein-coding genes within it:
- a CDS encoding SDR family oxidoreductase — encoded protein: MKFENLRVVVTGASRYFGRALAVGFAHLGAEVYVSARTVEAAERTRTEVMGSARDRIHAFGCDLSRPAEIREFAARVGERTDRVDLLVNNGARWLDGMDLEAASDREIVETIESTAGGTVLMVKHFLPLLRGSLRPDIVNMVAVRDAEGASAAAAGAAHEAFWAAKSAQAGFADILSRRLRPSGVRVFSLFPPDFSTSDPRFAEWDGSNPDGIAPDEKLTTQALFECIVYAVEQPRDCFIRSFHFEPR